One window from the genome of Spirosoma rhododendri encodes:
- a CDS encoding CocE/NonD family hydrolase produces the protein MKKWLLSLSICVAVLPALAQTTPPRPNNTFVRDNFQKQEYDIPMRDGTKLHTNVYIPKDASAANKYPFLMQRTCYSVAPYGPDTYPNGLGPSGTLMRDKYIFVYQDVRGRWDSEGTWTNMTPTVTDQPSAADQKKRGKAPARQSAMAVDESSDTYDTIDWLLKNVPNNNGRVGQWGISYPGFYTIAGAVAAHPALKASSPQAPVSDFFFDDFHHNGAFIQAYMFTFPVFGIQHPGPTTKAWYEDQIINTGSKDGYQWQYDLGPLKNADKYYKDNFYWQETVNHPNYDEFWQKRSIIPHLKNIKHAVMTVGGWFDAEDLYGPLTIYKTVEKNNPGTYNTLVMGPFGHGRWSRETGHTMHSNVYFGDSIATFYQRNIEAKFFDHFLKGSGDGKSGLPEAYLFNTGRNEWKTFDKWPAPTAQPMQLGLRNSGKLDMGSKGSASAFSEFVSDPAKPVPYTEDNTTTLGFTPFNYMSEDQRFASRRPDVLTFQTDVLTDDVTLAGELMAKLNVSTTGTDADWVVKLIDVYPPNEPNHPYMPNKNITLGNYQQMVRSEVMRGRFRNSFEKPEPFVANQPTPVNVRLQDVLHTFKKGHRIMVQVQSTWFPLIDRNPQKYVDNIYKAEAADFQKATHRVYDDSVIEVSVLK, from the coding sequence ATGAAAAAATGGCTGCTTAGCCTGTCGATTTGTGTGGCGGTGCTGCCCGCTCTGGCGCAGACTACACCACCCCGACCCAACAATACCTTCGTCCGTGATAATTTTCAGAAGCAGGAATACGACATTCCCATGCGCGACGGCACGAAGCTGCATACCAACGTCTACATCCCCAAAGACGCGTCGGCGGCCAACAAGTACCCATTCCTGATGCAGCGTACCTGCTACAGTGTGGCCCCCTACGGCCCCGACACGTACCCGAACGGTTTAGGCCCCTCGGGCACGCTCATGCGCGACAAATACATCTTCGTGTACCAGGACGTGCGCGGGCGCTGGGATTCCGAAGGTACCTGGACCAACATGACCCCCACGGTGACCGATCAGCCGTCGGCGGCTGACCAGAAGAAGCGTGGCAAAGCCCCCGCCCGGCAGTCGGCGATGGCGGTCGATGAAAGCTCGGACACCTACGATACCATCGACTGGCTGCTCAAAAACGTGCCGAATAACAACGGCCGGGTTGGGCAATGGGGCATCAGCTACCCCGGTTTCTACACCATCGCCGGGGCCGTAGCGGCTCACCCCGCCCTGAAAGCATCGTCGCCACAAGCCCCCGTATCGGACTTTTTCTTCGACGATTTCCACCACAACGGCGCGTTCATTCAGGCGTACATGTTTACGTTTCCCGTGTTCGGGATTCAGCACCCCGGCCCGACAACGAAAGCGTGGTACGAGGATCAGATCATCAACACCGGCTCGAAAGACGGGTATCAGTGGCAGTATGACCTTGGCCCGCTGAAGAATGCCGACAAATACTACAAAGACAATTTTTACTGGCAGGAAACCGTCAACCACCCCAACTACGACGAGTTCTGGCAGAAGCGCAGCATCATTCCCCACCTGAAAAATATCAAACATGCCGTGATGACGGTGGGCGGCTGGTTCGACGCGGAAGATCTCTACGGCCCGCTAACGATTTATAAGACAGTCGAGAAGAATAACCCCGGCACCTACAATACACTCGTTATGGGGCCGTTCGGCCACGGCCGGTGGTCGCGCGAAACGGGCCACACCATGCACAGCAACGTGTATTTCGGCGACAGCATTGCGACGTTCTACCAGCGTAACATCGAAGCCAAATTTTTCGACCACTTCCTGAAAGGCTCAGGCGATGGCAAATCGGGTCTGCCCGAAGCGTATCTGTTCAATACGGGTCGCAACGAGTGGAAAACCTTCGACAAATGGCCCGCGCCCACCGCTCAGCCAATGCAGCTTGGGTTGCGCAACAGCGGCAAACTCGACATGGGTAGTAAAGGCAGCGCCAGCGCGTTCTCGGAATTCGTCAGCGACCCCGCCAAACCCGTGCCGTACACCGAAGACAACACGACGACGCTTGGGTTTACGCCGTTCAATTACATGTCGGAAGATCAGCGTTTCGCCAGCCGACGCCCCGATGTGCTCACCTTCCAGACCGACGTACTAACCGACGACGTGACGCTGGCTGGCGAACTGATGGCAAAGCTGAACGTCAGCACGACCGGTACCGATGCCGACTGGGTTGTGAAACTGATCGACGTATACCCGCCCAACGAGCCGAATCACCCGTACATGCCGAACAAGAATATTACGCTTGGCAACTACCAGCAGATGGTTCGTTCGGAGGTGATGCGCGGCCGGTTCCGCAACTCGTTTGAAAAGCCCGAACCCTTCGTGGCCAACCAGCCGACACCGGTCAACGTCCGCTTGCAGGATGTACTGCACACGTTCAAAAAAGGCCACCGTATCATGGTGCAGGTTCAAAGCACCTGGTTCCCGCTCATCGACCGGAATCCGCAGAAGTATGTCGATAATATCTACAAGGCGGAAGCTGCTGATTTTCAGAAAGCTACCCACCGCGTTTACGATGATTCAGTGATTGAGGTGTCGGTATTGAAATAA
- a CDS encoding glycosyltransferase, producing the protein MFVLESVYAIVLLYLGLSVLFLAVFAVAGRFGGTDDVSPAITPATYRKIGVLIPAYKEDAVIIESVRTNLRQKYPTDRFELIVIADSIHPSVLAQLAELPIRVIPVSFETSTVSKAINAALAQIPAGQYDVLMVADADNHMATDFLSRINLAFEQGWQAVQGHRVAKNTNTSVAVLDAISEEINNHLFRQGSRALGLASSIIGSGMAFEPELMRAGMASLHTMGGYDKELEMNIVLAGRPIAYLADAYIYDEKVASKAVFENQRTRWIAAQWQFLAHYFRPGLRELSASRMMSGFKMIQAMVLPRVLLLGVLTLLSALSLLATQPFFQLAAPALLLTLCLSLAISVPNYLWKRLTVRELLVLPVLMLRFARAMLNMRKAFRRFMHTPHTGTPDVQLQPNKSA; encoded by the coding sequence ATGTTTGTACTCGAATCTGTTTACGCAATTGTTCTCCTCTACCTGGGACTGAGTGTGCTGTTTCTGGCCGTGTTCGCCGTTGCGGGTCGGTTTGGTGGCACCGACGACGTAAGCCCCGCCATCACGCCGGCCACCTACCGAAAAATTGGTGTGCTGATTCCGGCCTACAAGGAAGATGCCGTTATCATTGAGTCGGTACGGACCAACCTGCGGCAGAAGTACCCCACCGATCGTTTCGAGCTGATCGTCATTGCCGATTCGATTCATCCGTCGGTGCTGGCTCAGCTGGCCGAATTGCCGATCCGGGTTATCCCGGTATCGTTTGAAACCTCGACCGTTTCAAAGGCCATCAACGCAGCACTGGCGCAGATTCCGGCCGGGCAGTACGACGTGCTGATGGTAGCTGACGCTGACAACCACATGGCTACCGACTTTCTAAGCCGCATTAACCTGGCCTTCGAGCAGGGCTGGCAGGCCGTACAGGGGCACCGGGTTGCGAAGAACACGAATACGAGCGTGGCCGTGCTGGACGCAATCAGCGAAGAAATAAACAACCACCTGTTCCGGCAGGGAAGCCGCGCCCTGGGCCTGGCATCGTCAATCATCGGGTCGGGTATGGCATTCGAGCCGGAACTGATGCGGGCGGGTATGGCCAGCCTGCACACGATGGGTGGCTACGATAAAGAACTTGAAATGAATATTGTGCTGGCGGGCCGCCCCATCGCCTACCTCGCCGATGCGTATATCTACGACGAAAAAGTAGCCAGCAAAGCGGTATTCGAGAATCAACGTACCCGCTGGATTGCCGCTCAGTGGCAGTTTCTGGCCCACTACTTCCGTCCCGGTCTGCGCGAGCTGTCGGCTAGTCGGATGATGAGTGGCTTCAAAATGATACAGGCAATGGTGTTGCCCCGGGTGTTGCTGCTGGGCGTACTAACGTTGCTCTCGGCATTAAGTTTGCTGGCGACGCAGCCGTTTTTTCAGCTTGCCGCGCCTGCCCTCTTACTCACATTATGCCTGAGTTTGGCGATTTCGGTGCCAAATTATCTCTGGAAGCGGCTGACGGTGCGTGAATTGCTAGTACTGCCTGTACTGATGCTTCGCTTTGCGCGGGCCATGCTCAACATGCGGAAAGCGTTCCGCCGGTTTATGCATACGCCCCACACCGGAACCCCCGATGTTCAGTTGCAGCCAAACAAATCCGCTTAG
- a CDS encoding TolC family protein yields MKSVLGRVSIGVLVGLLISQVSMGQAQQKSVRGLVSFGQATGVTGDTSFLDVDKDIAIQLLPFEELTKIATAYSPLLKYQGEIANSLDAGYQISKLQILQNMSAYGNYSAGNQAIVSSGVNIPSGVDPVSQIANGYRFGVDMRVTLYDLFGRKQQMKQAYSNYRASVLQKDIIAQEIRRSLIGIYQDMITAQQVLKTRLLDEQASLTAYRIAEAETQKGRGNAETLANALNRYAQAKSYSEQVKGEFLKNVRYFETLVGQPLQRLKRIN; encoded by the coding sequence ATGAAATCTGTTCTGGGTCGGGTAAGCATTGGAGTACTGGTAGGGCTGCTGATCAGCCAGGTGAGTATGGGGCAGGCGCAGCAGAAAAGCGTGCGCGGGCTAGTATCGTTCGGTCAGGCGACGGGCGTAACGGGCGACACCTCGTTTCTGGATGTCGACAAAGATATCGCCATTCAGCTGTTGCCGTTTGAGGAGCTGACCAAGATCGCTACGGCTTATTCACCCCTGTTGAAGTATCAGGGCGAGATTGCTAATTCGCTCGATGCCGGGTACCAGATTTCCAAGCTACAGATCCTGCAAAATATGTCGGCTTACGGCAACTATTCGGCGGGTAACCAGGCCATCGTATCGTCGGGTGTTAATATTCCCAGTGGTGTCGATCCGGTTTCGCAGATTGCCAACGGCTACCGCTTTGGTGTCGACATGCGCGTGACACTGTATGATCTGTTTGGTCGCAAACAGCAGATGAAACAGGCGTACTCGAACTACCGCGCATCGGTGCTGCAAAAAGACATTATTGCGCAGGAAATCCGGCGGTCGCTGATCGGTATTTATCAGGATATGATTACGGCGCAGCAGGTGCTGAAAACCCGCCTGCTCGACGAACAGGCGTCGCTGACGGCGTACCGCATCGCAGAAGCGGAAACGCAGAAGGGACGGGGGAACGCCGAAACGCTGGCTAACGCGCTGAACCGCTACGCACAGGCAAAGTCATATTCTGAGCAGGTCAAAGGCGAGTTTTTAAAGAATGTTCGGTATTTTGAGACACTCGTAGGACAACCTCTTCAACGGCTAAAACGAATCAACTAA
- a CDS encoding GumC family protein: MSIDALLRLFRQNLLWMILLPVVTAATAWYVTRDSVKTYRSEATLYTGLASGYTLLTDRLGQSMDRSSNAFDNLLTTLNSKETRSQVGISLLNDHLRLQQPDTLVLGSAGFDQLHQAIPADWQPFLMGESDSLRLWNRLDSLSKLATDNPVKEILFKSSLPYSINTIGEKLIASARKNTNDVLLMEYEANDPAVAQQTLRYAIDALNRRNSFFKTSETNSVVSYYEDRLKAAKDKLNLAEGRLRDFTMRNKVLDYDEEARNVAASREALDQDYNRELMQRDAAKAAVDAVGRQLAKQGSVTANTNELTDKQRRLTAAESQLSNAKAYGQSRAAIARLQTNVDQLSSDLKASAQKMSSAGNTPEAMPAQTMLNDWMAKTLEYEESVARLKVYEKRRNEYQAKTNQFGPLGSQLRQLNRDLEISEKEYLGLLQNVEQSRTRRQDVAVGGKLEVLDAPITRCRPCRRSACNWLLWVAVLGCFWRCYYWPCVSGSTNGFSRPNRLKHCWVAR, encoded by the coding sequence ATGTCAATCGACGCACTGCTCAGGCTATTTCGGCAAAATCTGCTCTGGATGATCCTGCTGCCGGTCGTTACGGCCGCAACAGCCTGGTATGTCACCCGCGATTCGGTGAAAACCTACCGTTCGGAAGCTACGCTATACACGGGTCTGGCATCCGGCTATACGCTGTTGACGGATCGGCTGGGGCAGTCGATGGACCGCTCATCCAACGCGTTCGACAACCTGCTGACGACGCTCAACTCGAAAGAAACACGCTCGCAGGTTGGCATCTCGCTGCTGAACGATCACCTGCGGCTGCAACAGCCCGATACGCTGGTGTTGGGTTCGGCCGGGTTCGACCAACTGCATCAGGCCATCCCGGCCGACTGGCAACCGTTTCTGATGGGCGAATCTGATTCGCTGCGGCTCTGGAACCGGCTCGACAGCCTGTCGAAGCTGGCCACTGACAATCCCGTCAAGGAGATACTGTTCAAGTCGAGTCTGCCGTACTCGATCAATACCATCGGTGAGAAGCTGATCGCGTCGGCCCGTAAAAATACCAACGACGTGCTGCTGATGGAATACGAAGCCAATGACCCGGCCGTTGCCCAGCAGACACTACGGTACGCGATCGATGCGCTGAACCGACGCAATTCGTTTTTCAAGACATCGGAAACCAACTCGGTTGTCAGCTATTACGAAGACCGTCTCAAAGCAGCCAAAGACAAGCTGAATCTGGCCGAGGGGCGGCTGCGCGACTTTACGATGCGCAACAAAGTGCTCGATTATGATGAGGAAGCGCGTAACGTAGCGGCTTCGCGCGAGGCACTCGATCAGGATTACAACCGCGAACTGATGCAGCGGGATGCCGCCAAAGCCGCTGTCGATGCGGTAGGGAGGCAACTGGCGAAGCAGGGCAGCGTAACCGCCAACACCAACGAACTCACCGATAAACAGCGTCGGCTGACGGCGGCTGAAAGCCAGCTATCGAACGCGAAAGCGTACGGTCAGTCGCGGGCGGCCATTGCCCGTTTGCAGACCAACGTCGATCAGCTGTCGAGCGATCTGAAAGCCAGCGCGCAAAAGATGTCGTCGGCGGGAAACACGCCCGAAGCCATGCCGGCACAGACGATGCTAAACGACTGGATGGCTAAAACGCTGGAGTACGAAGAATCGGTGGCGCGGCTCAAAGTGTACGAAAAACGTCGGAACGAGTATCAGGCCAAAACCAACCAGTTTGGGCCGCTCGGGTCGCAGCTGCGGCAGTTGAACCGCGATCTGGAGATTTCGGAAAAAGAATACCTGGGGCTCCTTCAGAATGTTGAACAATCACGGACCCGTCGGCAGGACGTCGCTGTGGGTGGAAAACTGGAAGTGCTCGATGCCCCGATTACCCGCTGTCGCCCCTGTCGTCGAAGCGCATGCAACTGGTTGTTGTGGGTGGCGGTGTTGGGTTGTTTTTGGCGCTGTTACTACTGGCCCTGCGTTTCTGGCTCGACAAACGGATTCAGTCGCCCGAACAGGCTGAAACACTGCTGGGTCGCCCGCTAA